A single genomic interval of Microbacterium sp. zg-Y1090 harbors:
- a CDS encoding NUDIX hydrolase, which yields MELRVAAYAVITDDEERLLLAHWNDKGRSGWTMPGGGMEPGEDPVQTVRREVREETGYRVEVGDLLGIHSRVIPVGRRLTEATEPLHTLRIVYRARVTGGRLRDEVDGSTDRAEWFDLAGVGLLQRVKLVDIALKMAGLS from the coding sequence ATGGAGTTGCGCGTCGCGGCCTACGCCGTCATCACCGACGATGAGGAGCGGCTGCTGCTGGCGCACTGGAACGACAAGGGCCGTTCGGGGTGGACCATGCCCGGTGGCGGGATGGAGCCGGGGGAGGACCCCGTGCAGACCGTGCGTCGGGAGGTGCGGGAGGAGACCGGCTACCGGGTCGAGGTCGGCGACCTGCTCGGCATCCACTCCCGTGTGATCCCGGTGGGCAGACGGCTGACCGAGGCCACGGAGCCGCTGCACACGCTGCGCATCGTCTACCGCGCGCGGGTGACCGGCGGCCGGTTGCGCGATGAGGTCGACGGCTCCACCGACCGGGCCGAGTGGTTCGATCTCGCCGGCGTGGGGCTGCTGCAGCGGGTCAAGCTCGTCGACATCGCCCTGAAGATGGCGGGTCTCAGTTGA
- a CDS encoding aminoacyl-tRNA deacylase: MTVEPDALSRARDAAQARGLEVSFRERPAARSLAEAAALLGLQPRDIVKTLVVKRSDGSYLFALVPGDRVISWPKLRAVVGVNKLRLPDADDALAATGYERGTIVPIGSTVDWPVYADERIVGTRIAMGAGAPGYSLFVDADALIAAYGATVADISAEEPASLN, from the coding sequence GTGACCGTCGAACCCGACGCCCTTTCTCGAGCCCGCGACGCCGCACAGGCGCGCGGGCTCGAGGTGTCTTTCCGGGAGCGTCCGGCAGCGCGGAGCCTCGCCGAGGCCGCGGCCCTGCTGGGGCTGCAACCACGCGACATCGTGAAGACGCTCGTGGTCAAGCGCAGCGACGGCAGCTACCTGTTCGCACTCGTCCCCGGGGACCGGGTGATCTCCTGGCCGAAGCTGCGCGCGGTCGTGGGCGTGAACAAGCTGCGCCTGCCCGACGCGGACGACGCGCTGGCAGCCACCGGTTATGAACGCGGCACCATCGTGCCGATCGGCAGCACCGTGGACTGGCCCGTGTATGCCGACGAGCGCATCGTCGGCACGCGCATCGCGATGGGCGCCGGTGCGCCCGGGTACAGCCTGTTCGTCGACGCCGACGCCCTCATCGCCGCCTACGGGGCCACTGTGGCCGACATCTCCGCCGAAGAGCCGGCATCCCTCAACTGA
- a CDS encoding DNA helicase, with amino-acid sequence MSLSRKRKKELRKLQKQANTLWETQQVLVGEAANVAKEAGRQLGHYNRERVMPVINDTYSHYAAPYVTKAAKVSRTVLNDKVVPAAGAVVGSAMSVWDAANDTRARVAAGRGFAAPDVAKYSKKADKYGKDAAKKIAKKISVVAPEPKKRMGAGSVIALILGAATAAGVIYAAWQTLRADDELWVADDPLSAPDA; translated from the coding sequence GTGAGCCTCAGCCGCAAGCGCAAGAAGGAACTCCGCAAGCTCCAGAAGCAGGCCAACACGCTGTGGGAAACGCAGCAGGTGCTCGTCGGTGAAGCGGCCAACGTCGCAAAGGAAGCCGGGCGTCAGCTCGGCCACTACAACCGTGAGCGGGTCATGCCCGTCATCAACGACACCTACAGCCACTACGCCGCACCGTACGTCACGAAGGCCGCCAAGGTCTCCCGCACGGTGCTGAACGACAAGGTCGTCCCGGCCGCGGGCGCCGTCGTCGGCTCCGCGATGTCGGTGTGGGATGCCGCGAACGACACGCGTGCCCGTGTGGCCGCCGGCCGTGGGTTCGCCGCCCCCGATGTGGCGAAGTACTCCAAGAAAGCCGACAAGTACGGAAAGGACGCCGCGAAGAAGATCGCCAAGAAGATCTCCGTCGTCGCGCCCGAGCCGAAGAAGCGCATGGGTGCCGGCAGCGTCATCGCCCTCATCCTGGGTGCCGCCACCGCTGCCGGCGTCATCTACGCCGCGTGGCAGACGCTGCGCGCCGACGACGAGCTGTGGGTGGCGGACGACCCGCTGAGCGCCCCCGACGCGTGA